In Colwellia sp. M166, a genomic segment contains:
- the flgH gene encoding flagellar basal body L-ring protein FlgH, translating to MKGQQSSLISTLVTLSIVTMLFTGCASVEQAKTLPNDPDFAPILPEMEDEPLVPTGSLFKVNYINNIYSDSKAHRVGDIISVILSESTQAQKNAKTELTKENSATLSPVTGFGGDTLNFKNKALQFGYDQSSDFSGDSKANQGNSLSGNISVHVLRVLPNGNLMIRGEKWMSLNNGDEYIRLTGIVRSQDISSENTVTSSKVANARIQYAGTGTFADVQEQGWLSKFFSSSWWPL from the coding sequence ATGAAAGGCCAACAATCTTCGCTAATATCGACCCTCGTTACTTTGAGCATTGTTACTATGCTGTTCACTGGCTGTGCGAGTGTCGAACAAGCTAAAACATTACCCAATGATCCTGATTTTGCGCCAATTTTACCTGAAATGGAAGATGAACCTTTAGTGCCTACGGGCTCGCTATTTAAAGTAAATTACATTAATAACATTTATTCAGACTCTAAAGCTCATCGCGTCGGCGATATTATCTCCGTCATTTTAAGTGAAAGTACTCAAGCGCAAAAAAATGCTAAAACTGAATTAACGAAAGAAAATAGTGCCACGCTTAGCCCCGTTACTGGTTTTGGTGGTGACACACTGAATTTTAAAAATAAAGCACTGCAATTTGGCTACGACCAATCGTCAGACTTTTCAGGTGACTCAAAGGCTAACCAAGGTAATAGTTTGTCGGGCAATATTTCTGTTCATGTTTTAAGAGTACTACCTAATGGTAACTTGATGATCCGTGGTGAGAAGTGGATGTCATTAAATAATGGTGACGAATATATTCGTTTAACCGGTATTGTACGCTCACAAGATATTAGTTCAGAAAATACCGTCACCTCAAGCAAAGTGGCAAATGCACGCATTCAATATGCGGGTACTGGTACCTTTGCCGATGTACAAGAACAAGGCTGGTTATCTAAATTTTTCAGTAGTTCATGGTGGCCTCTTTAG